The following coding sequences lie in one Micropterus dolomieu isolate WLL.071019.BEF.003 ecotype Adirondacks linkage group LG15, ASM2129224v1, whole genome shotgun sequence genomic window:
- the neurog3 gene encoding neurogenin-3 — MRIHPSLSAAHIVSAASSYKSGFARTTGCLFIQASPVKMSPKLRCAPNDLHTSREAGTLSRFSVRSPMKEAGDTSNDSGENLPRKPLTIIRGEAFSMENLKHKTRREKCGQRGRRRMKANDRERHRMHNLNSALDALRSILPALPEDAKLTKIETLRFAHNYIWALTETLRMADQHGHTPDYVPVGSDLSSPASVLSAEWDSASPAESGYMTSADFDPRNCYTRAHEMNCKILSSGQSSVIPVTIYFKSFCGESDLKNTWHR, encoded by the exons ATGCGCATCCATCCCTCACTGTCAGCTGCACATATAGTATCAGCCGCCTCCAGCTACAAGAGTGGATTTGCGAGGACGACTGGCTGTCTCTTCATCCAAGCATCACCTGTCAA GATGTCTCCTAAATTACGGTGCGCCCCCAATGACCTGCACACATCCAGAGAGGCAGGGACGCTCAGCCGGTTTTCTGTTCGCAGCCCAATGAAGGAAGCTGGAGACACTTCAAATGACTCCGGTGAAAATTTGCCTCGAAAACCACTGACTATTATCAGAGGGGAAGCCTTCTCAATGGAAAATCTAAAACACAAAACCAGACGTGAGAAGTGTGGACAGCGGGGCAGGCGCAGGATGAAGGCAAACGACAGGGAGCGCCACCGGATGCACAACCTGAACTCCGCTCTGGACGCGCTGAGGAGCATCCTGCCGGCACTGCCCGAAGACGCGAAGCTGACAAAAATCGAAACTCTGCGCTTTGCCCACAACTACATCTGGGCTCTGACCGAGACTCTGCGCATGGCCGACCAACACGGACACACTCCGGATTACGTACCTGTGGGATCAGATCTCAGCAGCCCAGCGAGTGTTCTGTCTGCGGAGTGGGACTCGGCATCACCTGCAGAGTCTGGTTATATGACTTCAGCTGACTTTGACCCAAGAAACTGTTACACACGCGCTCATGAAATGAACTGTAAGATTTTATCAAGCGGCCAATCCAGTGTTATCCCCGTTACCATTTATTTCAAGTCATTCTGTGGTGAAAGTGATCTCAAAAACACTTGGCACCGTTGA
- the sgpl1 gene encoding sphingosine-1-phosphate lyase 1 isoform X2 encodes MDYWSALEVYKEMVLLYVEEGRRQVNLHCADLEPWQIIGATVLATLAVVWIKGFLFQQESLTSRIKKSCFRLIRKIPFVGVAIQSQLNKALDDMSASLCTLKEGMSYTKQLPSKGLSQSQVLDKIREYETLNDVKWEKGCVSGAVYWGDESLTNLLVKVYGDFAWSNPLHPDIFPGVRKMEAEVVRMACTLFHGGPNSCGTVTSGGTESILMACKAYRDMAYERGVKHPEILAPVSVHAAFDKAAHYFGMKLVHIPLDKKTMKVDVKAMKRAISKNTAMLVCSAPQFPHGIMDPIEEVAKLAVRYNLPLHVDACLGGFLIVFMAKAGYQLAPFDFRLKGVTSISADTHKYGYAPKGSSVILYSDKKYRHYQYFVAPDWQGGIYASPSVAGSRPGGIIAACWATMMHMGENGYVDATKKIISTARKIKTEVSKINGVFVFGNPEVSVVAIGSDVFDIFRLSNALTSKGWNLNSLQYPSSIHICCTVLHTQSGVADKFIRDIKEQVAIIMKNPKEKTTGMGAIYGMAQSIPDRSMVTEVSRGFLDCLYSTEVFQSNTSHMNGKAH; translated from the exons ATGGATTACTGG AGTGCCTTGGAGGTGTACAAGGAGATGGTCCTGCTGTACGTGGAGGAGGGCCGGCGGCAGGTCAACTTGCACTGCGCGGACTTGGAGCCATGGCAGATCATCGGCGCGACAGTCCTCGCCACGCTGGCAGTGGTCTGGATTAAAGGCTTCCTCTTCCAGCAAGAAA GTCTCACATCCCGAATCAAGAAGTCATGCTTTCGGCTCATCAGGAAAATACCCTTTGTTGGCGTGGCA ATTCAGAGCCAGCTCAACAAGGCTTTGGATGACATGTCTGCTAGTCTGTGTACCCTGAAGGAGGGGATGAGCTACACTAAACAGCTGCCTTCTAAAGGTCTCTCTCAGAGCCAAGTGCTGGACAAAATCAGAGAGTACGAGACTCTGA ATGACGTGAAGTGGGAGAAAGGATGTGTTTCGGGTGCAGTGTACTGGGGTGATGAGTCACTGACCAACCTCCTGGTGAAG GTTTATGGAGACTTTGCATGGAGCAACCCACTGCACCCAGACATATTTCCTGGCGTAAGAAAGATGGAGGCAGAGGTTGTTAGAATGGCTTGCACACTTTTCCATGGTGGACCTAACTCCTGTGGCACA GTTACTTCTGGGGGAACTGAGAGCATATTGATGGCCTGCAAGGCATACAGAGACATGGCGTATGAACGTGGTGTTAAACACCCTGAAAT TCTTGCACCTGTGAGCGTCCACGCAGCCTTTGACAAAGCGGCACATTACTTTGGGATGAAGCTTGTTCACATTCCCCTTGACAAGAAAACTATGAAAGTAGACGTGAAG GCTATGAAAAGAGCCATCAGCAAGAACACCGCCATGCTTGTGTGCTCAGCGCCTCAGTTTCCTCATGGAATCATGGATCCCATTGAGGAAGTGGCCAAG CTTGCTGTACGCTACAACCTCCCGCTGCATGTGGACGCCTGCCTGGGAGGTTTTCTCATTGTGTTCATGGCCAAGGCTGGTTACCAACTCGCCCCGTTTGACTTCAGGTTAAAAGGTGTTACCAGCATCTCTGCAGACACCCACAAG TATGGTTACGCGCCCAAAGGTTCCTCAGTGATCCTCTACAGTGATAAAAAGTACCGTCACTACCAGTACTTTGTAGCTCCAGACTGGCAGGGGGGGATCTACGCCTCGCCCTCTGTTGCAGGCTCCAGGCCTGGAGGAATCATCGCCGCCTGCTGGGCGACCATGATGCACATGGGAGAGAATGGATATGTAGATGCCACCAAGAAGATCATAAGCACAGCACGCAAAATCAAAACAGA AGTCAGCAAGATaaatggtgtgtttgtgttcggGAATCCAGAGGTGTCAGTGGTGGCAATAGGTTCAGATGTCTTTGATATTTTCCGTCTGTCTAATGCGCTGACGTCAAAGGGCTGGAACCTAAACTCACTGCAGTACCCATCCAg CATCCACATTTGTTGCACAGTTTTGCACACACAGTCAGGCGTCGCTGACAAGTTTATCCGTGATATCAAAGAGCAGGTTGCCATCATTATGAAGAACCCCAAAGAGAAAACCACAGGAATG GGCGCGATCTACGGTATGGCCCAGTCAATCCCAGACAGATCCATGGTGACTGAGGTCTCCAGAGGTTTCCTGGACTGTCTCTACAGCACCGAGGTATTCCAATCAAACACCAGCCACATGAACGGCAAAGCCCACTGA
- the sgpl1 gene encoding sphingosine-1-phosphate lyase 1 isoform X3, whose product MSSNSALEVYKEMVLLYVEEGRRQVNLHCADLEPWQIIGATVLATLAVVWIKGFLFQQESLTSRIKKSCFRLIRKIPFVGVAIQSQLNKALDDMSASLCTLKEGMSYTKQLPSKGLSQSQVLDKIREYETLNDVKWEKGCVSGAVYWGDESLTNLLVKVYGDFAWSNPLHPDIFPGVRKMEAEVVRMACTLFHGGPNSCGTVTSGGTESILMACKAYRDMAYERGVKHPEILAPVSVHAAFDKAAHYFGMKLVHIPLDKKTMKVDVKAMKRAISKNTAMLVCSAPQFPHGIMDPIEEVAKLAVRYNLPLHVDACLGGFLIVFMAKAGYQLAPFDFRLKGVTSISADTHKYGYAPKGSSVILYSDKKYRHYQYFVAPDWQGGIYASPSVAGSRPGGIIAACWATMMHMGENGYVDATKKIISTARKIKTEVSKINGVFVFGNPEVSVVAIGSDVFDIFRLSNALTSKGWNLNSLQYPSSIHICCTVLHTQSGVADKFIRDIKEQVAIIMKNPKEKTTGMGAIYGMAQSIPDRSMVTEVSRGFLDCLYSTEVFQSNTSHMNGKAH is encoded by the exons ATGTCTTCTAAT AGTGCCTTGGAGGTGTACAAGGAGATGGTCCTGCTGTACGTGGAGGAGGGCCGGCGGCAGGTCAACTTGCACTGCGCGGACTTGGAGCCATGGCAGATCATCGGCGCGACAGTCCTCGCCACGCTGGCAGTGGTCTGGATTAAAGGCTTCCTCTTCCAGCAAGAAA GTCTCACATCCCGAATCAAGAAGTCATGCTTTCGGCTCATCAGGAAAATACCCTTTGTTGGCGTGGCA ATTCAGAGCCAGCTCAACAAGGCTTTGGATGACATGTCTGCTAGTCTGTGTACCCTGAAGGAGGGGATGAGCTACACTAAACAGCTGCCTTCTAAAGGTCTCTCTCAGAGCCAAGTGCTGGACAAAATCAGAGAGTACGAGACTCTGA ATGACGTGAAGTGGGAGAAAGGATGTGTTTCGGGTGCAGTGTACTGGGGTGATGAGTCACTGACCAACCTCCTGGTGAAG GTTTATGGAGACTTTGCATGGAGCAACCCACTGCACCCAGACATATTTCCTGGCGTAAGAAAGATGGAGGCAGAGGTTGTTAGAATGGCTTGCACACTTTTCCATGGTGGACCTAACTCCTGTGGCACA GTTACTTCTGGGGGAACTGAGAGCATATTGATGGCCTGCAAGGCATACAGAGACATGGCGTATGAACGTGGTGTTAAACACCCTGAAAT TCTTGCACCTGTGAGCGTCCACGCAGCCTTTGACAAAGCGGCACATTACTTTGGGATGAAGCTTGTTCACATTCCCCTTGACAAGAAAACTATGAAAGTAGACGTGAAG GCTATGAAAAGAGCCATCAGCAAGAACACCGCCATGCTTGTGTGCTCAGCGCCTCAGTTTCCTCATGGAATCATGGATCCCATTGAGGAAGTGGCCAAG CTTGCTGTACGCTACAACCTCCCGCTGCATGTGGACGCCTGCCTGGGAGGTTTTCTCATTGTGTTCATGGCCAAGGCTGGTTACCAACTCGCCCCGTTTGACTTCAGGTTAAAAGGTGTTACCAGCATCTCTGCAGACACCCACAAG TATGGTTACGCGCCCAAAGGTTCCTCAGTGATCCTCTACAGTGATAAAAAGTACCGTCACTACCAGTACTTTGTAGCTCCAGACTGGCAGGGGGGGATCTACGCCTCGCCCTCTGTTGCAGGCTCCAGGCCTGGAGGAATCATCGCCGCCTGCTGGGCGACCATGATGCACATGGGAGAGAATGGATATGTAGATGCCACCAAGAAGATCATAAGCACAGCACGCAAAATCAAAACAGA AGTCAGCAAGATaaatggtgtgtttgtgttcggGAATCCAGAGGTGTCAGTGGTGGCAATAGGTTCAGATGTCTTTGATATTTTCCGTCTGTCTAATGCGCTGACGTCAAAGGGCTGGAACCTAAACTCACTGCAGTACCCATCCAg CATCCACATTTGTTGCACAGTTTTGCACACACAGTCAGGCGTCGCTGACAAGTTTATCCGTGATATCAAAGAGCAGGTTGCCATCATTATGAAGAACCCCAAAGAGAAAACCACAGGAATG GGCGCGATCTACGGTATGGCCCAGTCAATCCCAGACAGATCCATGGTGACTGAGGTCTCCAGAGGTTTCCTGGACTGTCTCTACAGCACCGAGGTATTCCAATCAAACACCAGCCACATGAACGGCAAAGCCCACTGA
- the sgpl1 gene encoding sphingosine-1-phosphate lyase 1 isoform X1 — protein MFCRCLEIQRYSLFGLQGFTVNQSALEVYKEMVLLYVEEGRRQVNLHCADLEPWQIIGATVLATLAVVWIKGFLFQQESLTSRIKKSCFRLIRKIPFVGVAIQSQLNKALDDMSASLCTLKEGMSYTKQLPSKGLSQSQVLDKIREYETLNDVKWEKGCVSGAVYWGDESLTNLLVKVYGDFAWSNPLHPDIFPGVRKMEAEVVRMACTLFHGGPNSCGTVTSGGTESILMACKAYRDMAYERGVKHPEILAPVSVHAAFDKAAHYFGMKLVHIPLDKKTMKVDVKAMKRAISKNTAMLVCSAPQFPHGIMDPIEEVAKLAVRYNLPLHVDACLGGFLIVFMAKAGYQLAPFDFRLKGVTSISADTHKYGYAPKGSSVILYSDKKYRHYQYFVAPDWQGGIYASPSVAGSRPGGIIAACWATMMHMGENGYVDATKKIISTARKIKTEVSKINGVFVFGNPEVSVVAIGSDVFDIFRLSNALTSKGWNLNSLQYPSSIHICCTVLHTQSGVADKFIRDIKEQVAIIMKNPKEKTTGMGAIYGMAQSIPDRSMVTEVSRGFLDCLYSTEVFQSNTSHMNGKAH, from the exons ATGTTTTGTCGCTGTTTGGAAATTCAACGCTATTCTCTCTTTGGTCTTCAAGGATTCACTGTTAATCAG AGTGCCTTGGAGGTGTACAAGGAGATGGTCCTGCTGTACGTGGAGGAGGGCCGGCGGCAGGTCAACTTGCACTGCGCGGACTTGGAGCCATGGCAGATCATCGGCGCGACAGTCCTCGCCACGCTGGCAGTGGTCTGGATTAAAGGCTTCCTCTTCCAGCAAGAAA GTCTCACATCCCGAATCAAGAAGTCATGCTTTCGGCTCATCAGGAAAATACCCTTTGTTGGCGTGGCA ATTCAGAGCCAGCTCAACAAGGCTTTGGATGACATGTCTGCTAGTCTGTGTACCCTGAAGGAGGGGATGAGCTACACTAAACAGCTGCCTTCTAAAGGTCTCTCTCAGAGCCAAGTGCTGGACAAAATCAGAGAGTACGAGACTCTGA ATGACGTGAAGTGGGAGAAAGGATGTGTTTCGGGTGCAGTGTACTGGGGTGATGAGTCACTGACCAACCTCCTGGTGAAG GTTTATGGAGACTTTGCATGGAGCAACCCACTGCACCCAGACATATTTCCTGGCGTAAGAAAGATGGAGGCAGAGGTTGTTAGAATGGCTTGCACACTTTTCCATGGTGGACCTAACTCCTGTGGCACA GTTACTTCTGGGGGAACTGAGAGCATATTGATGGCCTGCAAGGCATACAGAGACATGGCGTATGAACGTGGTGTTAAACACCCTGAAAT TCTTGCACCTGTGAGCGTCCACGCAGCCTTTGACAAAGCGGCACATTACTTTGGGATGAAGCTTGTTCACATTCCCCTTGACAAGAAAACTATGAAAGTAGACGTGAAG GCTATGAAAAGAGCCATCAGCAAGAACACCGCCATGCTTGTGTGCTCAGCGCCTCAGTTTCCTCATGGAATCATGGATCCCATTGAGGAAGTGGCCAAG CTTGCTGTACGCTACAACCTCCCGCTGCATGTGGACGCCTGCCTGGGAGGTTTTCTCATTGTGTTCATGGCCAAGGCTGGTTACCAACTCGCCCCGTTTGACTTCAGGTTAAAAGGTGTTACCAGCATCTCTGCAGACACCCACAAG TATGGTTACGCGCCCAAAGGTTCCTCAGTGATCCTCTACAGTGATAAAAAGTACCGTCACTACCAGTACTTTGTAGCTCCAGACTGGCAGGGGGGGATCTACGCCTCGCCCTCTGTTGCAGGCTCCAGGCCTGGAGGAATCATCGCCGCCTGCTGGGCGACCATGATGCACATGGGAGAGAATGGATATGTAGATGCCACCAAGAAGATCATAAGCACAGCACGCAAAATCAAAACAGA AGTCAGCAAGATaaatggtgtgtttgtgttcggGAATCCAGAGGTGTCAGTGGTGGCAATAGGTTCAGATGTCTTTGATATTTTCCGTCTGTCTAATGCGCTGACGTCAAAGGGCTGGAACCTAAACTCACTGCAGTACCCATCCAg CATCCACATTTGTTGCACAGTTTTGCACACACAGTCAGGCGTCGCTGACAAGTTTATCCGTGATATCAAAGAGCAGGTTGCCATCATTATGAAGAACCCCAAAGAGAAAACCACAGGAATG GGCGCGATCTACGGTATGGCCCAGTCAATCCCAGACAGATCCATGGTGACTGAGGTCTCCAGAGGTTTCCTGGACTGTCTCTACAGCACCGAGGTATTCCAATCAAACACCAGCCACATGAACGGCAAAGCCCACTGA
- the sgpl1 gene encoding sphingosine-1-phosphate lyase 1 isoform X4: protein MRSALEVYKEMVLLYVEEGRRQVNLHCADLEPWQIIGATVLATLAVVWIKGFLFQQESLTSRIKKSCFRLIRKIPFVGVAIQSQLNKALDDMSASLCTLKEGMSYTKQLPSKGLSQSQVLDKIREYETLNDVKWEKGCVSGAVYWGDESLTNLLVKVYGDFAWSNPLHPDIFPGVRKMEAEVVRMACTLFHGGPNSCGTVTSGGTESILMACKAYRDMAYERGVKHPEILAPVSVHAAFDKAAHYFGMKLVHIPLDKKTMKVDVKAMKRAISKNTAMLVCSAPQFPHGIMDPIEEVAKLAVRYNLPLHVDACLGGFLIVFMAKAGYQLAPFDFRLKGVTSISADTHKYGYAPKGSSVILYSDKKYRHYQYFVAPDWQGGIYASPSVAGSRPGGIIAACWATMMHMGENGYVDATKKIISTARKIKTEVSKINGVFVFGNPEVSVVAIGSDVFDIFRLSNALTSKGWNLNSLQYPSSIHICCTVLHTQSGVADKFIRDIKEQVAIIMKNPKEKTTGMGAIYGMAQSIPDRSMVTEVSRGFLDCLYSTEVFQSNTSHMNGKAH from the exons ATGCGG AGTGCCTTGGAGGTGTACAAGGAGATGGTCCTGCTGTACGTGGAGGAGGGCCGGCGGCAGGTCAACTTGCACTGCGCGGACTTGGAGCCATGGCAGATCATCGGCGCGACAGTCCTCGCCACGCTGGCAGTGGTCTGGATTAAAGGCTTCCTCTTCCAGCAAGAAA GTCTCACATCCCGAATCAAGAAGTCATGCTTTCGGCTCATCAGGAAAATACCCTTTGTTGGCGTGGCA ATTCAGAGCCAGCTCAACAAGGCTTTGGATGACATGTCTGCTAGTCTGTGTACCCTGAAGGAGGGGATGAGCTACACTAAACAGCTGCCTTCTAAAGGTCTCTCTCAGAGCCAAGTGCTGGACAAAATCAGAGAGTACGAGACTCTGA ATGACGTGAAGTGGGAGAAAGGATGTGTTTCGGGTGCAGTGTACTGGGGTGATGAGTCACTGACCAACCTCCTGGTGAAG GTTTATGGAGACTTTGCATGGAGCAACCCACTGCACCCAGACATATTTCCTGGCGTAAGAAAGATGGAGGCAGAGGTTGTTAGAATGGCTTGCACACTTTTCCATGGTGGACCTAACTCCTGTGGCACA GTTACTTCTGGGGGAACTGAGAGCATATTGATGGCCTGCAAGGCATACAGAGACATGGCGTATGAACGTGGTGTTAAACACCCTGAAAT TCTTGCACCTGTGAGCGTCCACGCAGCCTTTGACAAAGCGGCACATTACTTTGGGATGAAGCTTGTTCACATTCCCCTTGACAAGAAAACTATGAAAGTAGACGTGAAG GCTATGAAAAGAGCCATCAGCAAGAACACCGCCATGCTTGTGTGCTCAGCGCCTCAGTTTCCTCATGGAATCATGGATCCCATTGAGGAAGTGGCCAAG CTTGCTGTACGCTACAACCTCCCGCTGCATGTGGACGCCTGCCTGGGAGGTTTTCTCATTGTGTTCATGGCCAAGGCTGGTTACCAACTCGCCCCGTTTGACTTCAGGTTAAAAGGTGTTACCAGCATCTCTGCAGACACCCACAAG TATGGTTACGCGCCCAAAGGTTCCTCAGTGATCCTCTACAGTGATAAAAAGTACCGTCACTACCAGTACTTTGTAGCTCCAGACTGGCAGGGGGGGATCTACGCCTCGCCCTCTGTTGCAGGCTCCAGGCCTGGAGGAATCATCGCCGCCTGCTGGGCGACCATGATGCACATGGGAGAGAATGGATATGTAGATGCCACCAAGAAGATCATAAGCACAGCACGCAAAATCAAAACAGA AGTCAGCAAGATaaatggtgtgtttgtgttcggGAATCCAGAGGTGTCAGTGGTGGCAATAGGTTCAGATGTCTTTGATATTTTCCGTCTGTCTAATGCGCTGACGTCAAAGGGCTGGAACCTAAACTCACTGCAGTACCCATCCAg CATCCACATTTGTTGCACAGTTTTGCACACACAGTCAGGCGTCGCTGACAAGTTTATCCGTGATATCAAAGAGCAGGTTGCCATCATTATGAAGAACCCCAAAGAGAAAACCACAGGAATG GGCGCGATCTACGGTATGGCCCAGTCAATCCCAGACAGATCCATGGTGACTGAGGTCTCCAGAGGTTTCCTGGACTGTCTCTACAGCACCGAGGTATTCCAATCAAACACCAGCCACATGAACGGCAAAGCCCACTGA
- the pcbd1 gene encoding pterin-4-alpha-carbinolamine dehydratase, with protein sequence MAGKIQSLSEEERTHLLPLLRNAQWVEVGERDAIYKEFIFKDFNQAFGFMARVALQAEKMDHHPEWFNVYNKVQITLSTHDCGGLSQRDITLATFIDQASLM encoded by the exons ATG GCTGGTAAAATTCAGAGTCtgtctgaggaggagaggacccACCTACTCCCCCTGCTACGCAACGCTCAGTGGGTGGAGGTTGGGGAACGGGACGCCATTTACAAagagtttatttttaaagactTCAATCAG gcTTTTGGTTTCATGGCCAGAGTGGCTTTACAAGCAGAGAAGATGGACCATCATCCGGAGTGGTTCAATGTCTATAACAAG GTCCAGATCACTCTCAGCACACATGACTGCGGGGGGCTGTCCCAGCGTGACATTACTTTGGCCACCTTCATTGACCAGGCATCCCTTATGTGA